Proteins from a single region of Fundidesulfovibrio putealis DSM 16056:
- a CDS encoding Smr/MutS family protein, with protein MTKTKDSFNNPFDQLKGLKLKKKEKPKPVVPPKPAAPKDAPVAQPDEEDLFRLAMSGVDRMGKAQAGRQIAEVAKPAQPVAKVDPDEQARSMLRDLVSGKVEFELEFTDEFVQGFVIGIDQKIFRQLKAGQLSPEAHLDLHGLNAEQAYESLLFFMRDAYYQGKRCILLIPGRGINSPGGMPVLKQELKSWLTRDPLKRVVLGFSTAQPRHGGAGAIYVLLRQRKKTEGKIKWENLWGDD; from the coding sequence ACCAAGACCAAGGACTCGTTCAACAATCCGTTCGATCAGCTCAAGGGCTTGAAGCTCAAGAAGAAAGAGAAGCCCAAGCCCGTCGTCCCTCCCAAGCCTGCCGCTCCCAAAGACGCGCCGGTGGCGCAACCCGACGAGGAGGACCTCTTCAGGCTGGCCATGTCGGGCGTGGACCGCATGGGCAAGGCCCAGGCCGGGCGTCAGATCGCCGAGGTGGCCAAGCCCGCGCAGCCGGTGGCCAAGGTGGACCCCGACGAGCAGGCCCGGTCCATGCTGCGCGACCTGGTGTCGGGCAAGGTGGAGTTCGAGCTGGAATTCACGGATGAGTTCGTCCAGGGCTTCGTCATAGGCATCGACCAGAAGATTTTCCGCCAGCTGAAAGCCGGACAACTGAGCCCGGAGGCCCACCTGGACCTGCACGGCCTGAACGCGGAGCAGGCCTACGAGTCGCTCTTGTTCTTCATGCGCGACGCCTACTATCAGGGCAAGCGCTGCATCCTGCTGATACCTGGGCGCGGCATCAATTCGCCGGGGGGCATGCCGGTGCTCAAGCAGGAGCTGAAATCCTGGCTGACGCGCGATCCACTCAAACGCGTGGTGCTGGGGTTCTCCACGGCCCAGCCGAGACACGGCGGGGCCGGGGCCATCTACGTGCTGCTCCGGCAGCGCAAAAAGACCGAAGGCAAGATCAAGTGGGAGAACTTGTGGGGGGATGATTAG